DNA from Agathobaculum sp. NTUH-O15-33:
GCAGCAGCGCCAGACAGGCGTGCGGGCCGTACCAGTCGAACAATGCGTCGCATTCCTCGCCCCAAAAGCAAAGGTTCAGCACCTCGGTCAGATCGCGCAGCGCGTGCACCGAACGGGTGACAAGCGCCGCCTTGTCGCTCAAAAAGCGGCATTCGCCAAGCGCCGCGATCAGTGCGCGCAGCGCTTCGTCCGGCATGGGGGCGCCGTCCACCCAGACCGGCGAAAGCTTTGGCGCGTCACACAGGGGGAGGGGAACACGCCGTCCAGCCGCCCCGCGGAAAGCGCGGCGTTTATGCGCGGCGCGAGCGCCAAAGCGGCGCGCCGCAGATAGGCGCGGTCCTCGGGTTCGTTCAGCGCATAGCGGTCGGCCAGCGTATCCGCCGCCGCTGCAAGGGCATGGTTCAGCGCGCCGCCGTCATGGGCGGTAAAGCGGCGCAGCAACGCCGCGCGCCCCTCGGCCGTCACATGAAGCGGCGCGGGGTCCTCGTGCAGCAGGGTCAAAGCCAGCGCGGCCGCCGCGACCGGTTCGTATAGGTTCAGCGACATGGCGTCCGGGTCGGGGCCGCAGCCGGCGAGCAGGGCCTCGGTCTCCGACGCGCCGAATAAGCGCAGCAAACGGTTTTCCAGCGCCATGCGGCGCAGGTATTCCTTGAGGTAGCAAATCCCCTGTATTTGTTCCTCCACCGCCCACGCGAGGGGATAATCGATATCCGCGGGCACCACATGCGCGAAAAACAAACGATCGTACCGCTTGCGATAGCCGGTCATGCTGGCGAGCGTGTCGTGGTACGCCTGATTGGTGCGGGGCGGCGGCGTTTCCGCGAGACCGCGGAGCAGCCGGTCGCAGTCCTCCATCAAAAGCGCGAGCGCATGCTGTCCGGCGGCCAGCCGCGCGGCCGCGCCGCCCGCATTCCCGCCAAGGGAAAGGGTAAAGACAATGGAACGCAGCAGTTCTTCCGCGACCTCGACGGGGACCGAGCTGCTGTCTCCGGCGGTATAGAGCACGGTCTGCCGGGCAAGCAGCGCAAACAGCTCGGCCTGCGTCGCCTGTTCCGGCTCCGGCGGCAGGGAAGCGGGAAGCGGCCGTTCATTCATCCGCGTCCTCCCATTCTCCCGTGCGCATGGCGCGGCACAGCTCTTCCAGCGAGGTGCCCGCCAGATATTCGAGCGAGCCCTCGCACACCCCGTCGAAATATTTTTTCATCAGGTCGATCAGATCGTCGTCCGGGATGCGGTCGGCGGATTCGTTTTTGAAATAATAGAAGCAGTCCTGCAACTGAAACAGGGTGTCCGCGAAATCGTGGCGGTTCAGATACGGCGAATCGCAAAACGTCTTGGCGATCTGCGGCAGCACGCCCCCGCCCAACTCCACGCGCCCGGTGCTGCGCAGCGCCTCAAAGCGGCGCTCGGCCAGCTCCGCGATTTCCGCTTCGGAAAGGGCGAGGCCGTAGGCCGCGGTCACCTCGTTCGCCGCGCGCAGCTGCGCGCACAGTTGCTGCTTCCCGGCTGAAAGCAGGGTCATAGCAAAGGATGGTTCCATTTTCATCGCCTCCTTCAGACAGTTTACAGCGGCGCCGGAAGCAGTACAAGACTTGAAAATTTGCCGGTTTTGTGGTATAGTGATAACAGAAAAAATCCCTTTGACCGCCGGTTAGGCGCGGTCAAAGGGATTTTTTTAGTATTTTTCGCAATAGCCCTCGCCGCCGTTCGACAGCGACTTGAGCGTTTCTGAGATGCGCTCGTCCGGCGGGTCGCCGATCGCGGCGTGATCTATCAGGTTTTCGCGCTGCTCCCGCGTCAGCTCAAAAAACCGGTCCATGGCGCGTGTGTTATGGCCCATTTCCTCTAAAAACGAAAAGGGAATATCGCCGGAAACCTCTTTTTTATCCATGCTGCAAGCCTCCTTTCGATTGCAGTATGCGCAGTGCACATGATATAATACAAAGATAGGAAACTAAAGATAGGAAGCCAAAAGGAGCCCGAAACAGATGGAGCTTGTGAAAAATAAAATTTATCGCGCGCAGATCATGGATTATACGGCGGATGGCGCCGGTGTGGCCAAGGTGGACGGCGTGGCCGTATTCGTGCCCCGCGCCGCCGTTGGCGACCAGTGCGATATCCGCATCACCAAGGTGGGGAAGAGCGTGGCGTTCGGCCGCATCGAAGAGATCGTTGTGCCGTCCAAGCACCGCATCGCGCCCCTGTGCCCGGTGGCCGCGCAGTGCGGCGGCTGCTGCTACCAGCACATCACCTACGAAGAGGAAAAGCGCGCCAAGGAGAAAAAGGTGCGGGACGCGCTTGTCCGCATCGGCGGGCAGGACGGCGCGAAGCTCATCGGCATCGTGGGCGCGCCGGAAACCGCGCACTACCGGAATAAGGCCCAATACCCGGTCGGCCTGAACGCGGCGGGCCGGGTCGTGACCGGCTTTTACCGCCCGCGCAGCCACGATATCGTGCCCGTGGAAAAATGCCTTATCCAGTCCGAAACAGCAGACCGCGCCGCCGCCGTGGTGCGCGATTGGATGAATCAAAATCAGGTGCCGCCCTATGATTACGGAAAAAAACGGGGCACGGTGCGCCACATCTATGTCCGCGTGGGCGAGGCGAGCGGCGAATGCCAGCTAACGCTCATCTCCGCCACGCGCAAGCTGCCCGCGCTCGACGCGCTGGTCGATTCGCTGCGGGCCGCGCTGCCGTCCCTCACGGGCGTGCTGCTTAACCATAACCAGCGGGACGATAACGTGATCCTCGGCGACCGCACCGACGTGCTCTGGGGCGAGCCGCTGCTGGAGGACCGGCTGTGCGGGCACTCGTTCCTGCTTTCGCCGGCGGCGTTTTATCAGGTCAACCACGCGCAAGCGGAAAAGCTGTATGAATGCGCCTTGGATTTCGCCGGCCTGACCGGCAGCGAGACCGCGGTGGAGCTGTACTGCGGCGCGGGCACCATTACGCTGTCGCTGGCCGAGCGGGCTTTGCGCGTCATCGCGGTCGAAATCGTGCCCGAAGCGGTGGAAAACGCCCGGCAGAACGCCGCGCGAAACGGCGTTACCAACGTGGAATTTATTTGCGCGGACGCGGGACAGGCCGCCGCCATGTTCGCGGGGCGCGGCGAAACGCCCGATGTGCTCGTCGTCGACCCGCCCCGGAAAGGGCTGGACGAAGCCACGCGCGACGCCATCCTGCGCATGCTCCCGCCCCGCGTCGTCTACGTCTCCTGCGACCCCGCCACCCTCGCCCGCGACGTAAAAGAACTCACAAACGCCGGCTACACCCTAGAAAAAGCCCAAGCCTACGACCTGTTTCCGAGGACGAGCCACGTTGAGTGCGTTTGTTTAATGACGAGAAAAGACAAGTAAAAGTGCTGGAAAAGCCGATGAAATGGGCATTCTTCGGAAGTTGGCTTTCAGCGCAAGTGAGCAGGAAATTTGGGAAATAGGGCGAGGTTTCAATGATGCCTTGATGAGATTTTGAAATCTGCCCTATGACTTATTATTCGATATTGGCTTGGTGAGTGCTTAGGACTGCTGGCATAGTGCGAGTGTATAGTGCTATTGACAGCAATCGGAGACACTGAAATGCAAGCCAAATGGCTGATGCATGGAGTTGATGTCAAAATGGACAGGGAGGGATTTAGAGTGATAAATTTAGGGCAGCTTAAAGAGATAAAGGATTTAAGAAAAGTGTGGCCGCACGAAGCATTGGATTTCACACCGTGGCTTGCAGAGGAGGATAATCTTTCTCTGCTGTCAGATGCTGTGGGATTGGAGATTACCGTGGACGAAACGGAATCAAGTGTCGGCGATTTTAATGTGGATATTTATGCGACTGAGACTGGGACGGACAGAAAGATTATTATTGAAAATCAACTGGAAGATACCAACCATGACCATCTTGGCAAGTTGATTACATATGCATCAGGGAAAGCAGCGGATATTGTGATTTGGGTTGTAAAGCGCGCTCGTGAAGAGCACAGGGCGGCAATCGAATGGCTGAACAACCATACGGATGAAAATATTGCATTTTTCCTTTTGGAGGTTAAGTTATTTCAAATCGGCGATTCAGATATTGCTGTAAAATTTGAAGTCATTGAGAAACCCAATGACTGGGCGAAGGAAATTAAGCGTCAAACAAGCAGTTCTCCCACATTGCAGGCGAGATATGATTATTGGGCTGCCTTTAACGAATATGCTTTTCATAATGCGGCGTTTGCTAAGGCCTTTAGCAGAAGAAAAGCCAGCACTGACCATTGGATGACTTTAAGTGTTGGTTCTTCTGCCTGTCATATTGATTTGCTGCAAGTGAGGAAGGACAACAACATTACCGTTGAATGGTATATCACTGACGATAAGGAACTTTATCAGAAATTTTATTCCCACAAGGCGGACATTGAATCGGACATGGGAATGGCACTGGATTGGAGAGAATTGCCGGATAAAAAGGCAAGCAGGATTTTGGTAATTCATGAGGCGGATTTTGACAATAAGGATAAATGGCCAGAGCAGTTTGAATGGGCGATGGATGCTGCGATGAAGATGAAAAAGGCGTTTAAGAAGTATTTGTAGAGTATCATTCAGACAGAATATAAAAAATTAGAGAATTAAAGGAGCGCCAACCAATAGGGTGTACGCTCCTTTACTGTCTTGGTTGGACTGTCTAAATGGTATTTAGATGCCACCCTCGATATCCACTTCAAATTTGTCATAAATAAAGTCAAGCAGTTCCGCTGCTGTAGGGGTATCTCCGGCTTTTCTTATACGTTCCCAATATCGCTTGTATTCAGAAGCCAGCCCCTCTGCAATATATTTATCAAAAATTTTAGACAGGTCATTTTCTGCCATGCCGCAGCGTGCAGCCATATGCTGTAGGACGGTCTTTCCATCAAATCTTAATCCCTGCATATATGACTTGCTGTATGCCAGCCGGACTGACCTGAGGGCATTTTCTTTAATCCGCTTTACCTTGTCAGTGGTTATTTTTTCAGTTTTGGCTACTTTTGTGTATTTTCTTAAGTAATAGCATTTCAGAAGAATATTGAATTGCTCTTGGGTTAAAGGTGCATAATTTTTCATGAGCCTATACCACTTCCATATCTGACGGTATTATATCCAGAAGAAGCTGGAACATCTGCCTGCTAGTTTCAATGTCACGATAGGTTAGTTTGTAGAGTAATTCATCCGTAAATCCCTGTGCAAACAAAGCGGAAGCTGGTGCAATAATAAACCGCTGCTTTATCCGGTGATTTAATTCCTCCAGCATTGATTCGCCAGCTATATGAGAAATCTGGTCATAAACTTCCTGCACCCGTATGATGTCCACCGAGCCGCCAATGTTAGTCACCTGCTCTTTTACAAACTTTTCTGTGGAATCCGCCATTGCTCCGTCTGCCAAAAAGAGAAGCAGTATGGAAAGATTAGTGTAGCGTTCTTGGAAAATCAGTTTGTCTGTATACCGTTCGTAAAGTTCTTTGATTCGTGGGTAGAGCGGATGCTCATGCTGTGGTTCTGTTCCATCC
Protein-coding regions in this window:
- a CDS encoding DUF4268 domain-containing protein, which encodes MQAKWLMHGVDVKMDREGFRVINLGQLKEIKDLRKVWPHEALDFTPWLAEEDNLSLLSDAVGLEITVDETESSVGDFNVDIYATETGTDRKIIIENQLEDTNHDHLGKLITYASGKAADIVIWVVKRAREEHRAAIEWLNNHTDENIAFFLLEVKLFQIGDSDIAVKFEVIEKPNDWAKEIKRQTSSSPTLQARYDYWAAFNEYAFHNAAFAKAFSRRKASTDHWMTLSVGSSACHIDLLQVRKDNNITVEWYITDDKELYQKFYSHKADIESDMGMALDWRELPDKKASRILVIHEADFDNKDKWPEQFEWAMDAAMKMKKAFKKYL
- a CDS encoding DUF6323 family protein encodes the protein MEPSFAMTLLSAGKQQLCAQLRAANEVTAAYGLALSEAEIAELAERRFEALRSTGRVELGGGVLPQIAKTFCDSPYLNRHDFADTLFQLQDCFYYFKNESADRIPDDDLIDLMKKYFDGVCEGSLEYLAGTSLEELCRAMRTGEWEDADE
- a CDS encoding DUF6179 domain-containing protein, with the translated sequence MNERPLPASLPPEPEQATQAELFALLARQTVLYTAGDSSSVPVEVAEELLRSIVFTLSLGGNAGGAAARLAAGQHALALLMEDCDRLLRGLAETPPPRTNQAYHDTLASMTGYRKRYDRLFFAHVVPADIDYPLAWAVEEQIQGICYLKEYLRRMALENRLLRLFGASETEALLAGCGPDPDAMSLNLYEPVAAAALALTLLHEDPAPLHVTAEGRAALLRRFTAHDGGALNHALAAAADTLADRYALNEPEDRAYLRRAALALAPRINAALSAGRLDGVFPSPCVTRQSFRRSGWTAPPCRTKRCAH
- the rlmD gene encoding 23S rRNA (uracil(1939)-C(5))-methyltransferase RlmD gives rise to the protein MELVKNKIYRAQIMDYTADGAGVAKVDGVAVFVPRAAVGDQCDIRITKVGKSVAFGRIEEIVVPSKHRIAPLCPVAAQCGGCCYQHITYEEEKRAKEKKVRDALVRIGGQDGAKLIGIVGAPETAHYRNKAQYPVGLNAAGRVVTGFYRPRSHDIVPVEKCLIQSETADRAAAVVRDWMNQNQVPPYDYGKKRGTVRHIYVRVGEASGECQLTLISATRKLPALDALVDSLRAALPSLTGVLLNHNQRDDNVILGDRTDVLWGEPLLEDRLCGHSFLLSPAAFYQVNHAQAEKLYECALDFAGLTGSETAVELYCGAGTITLSLAERALRVIAVEIVPEAVENARQNAARNGVTNVEFICADAGQAAAMFAGRGETPDVLVVDPPRKGLDEATRDAILRMLPPRVVYVSCDPATLARDVKELTNAGYTLEKAQAYDLFPRTSHVECVCLMTRKDK